The following coding sequences lie in one Pseudomonas syringae CC1557 genomic window:
- a CDS encoding class I SAM-dependent methyltransferase, protein MQLAKKYCQGQGIELGAAAHNAFNLASCLNVAPCDGVEFLHPRDMEDYQQYFVEQMKVSGDVSKVDMLGDFQCIHTPDASVDYLISSHVIEHVPNLFSAYVEALRVLKNGGVFFCIFPKRTAAKTDRARRLTTLAQMIEDYENKIDMTTVTEGEWRGHYQVFSLQSMIRAVNHVNSSGLGCWYIECVEETDSKVGNGHTIVLRKVEGLSAGKWQDVADFNAQFNQLLMAGKLENALTLTKILLSFNFFDATKLHLAGALSRQLGHVAEGVEFLRQALVVDPENEDYRKEFIEVTGAPFHNPVL, encoded by the coding sequence ATGCAGTTAGCCAAGAAGTACTGCCAGGGGCAAGGTATCGAACTGGGTGCGGCAGCTCACAACGCATTCAACCTTGCCAGTTGCCTGAACGTTGCGCCCTGCGACGGCGTCGAGTTTTTGCACCCTCGTGATATGGAGGATTATCAGCAGTACTTTGTCGAGCAGATGAAGGTGTCGGGCGACGTTTCAAAAGTCGACATGCTCGGCGACTTTCAATGTATCCACACGCCAGATGCGTCAGTTGATTACCTCATCAGCTCGCACGTGATCGAGCATGTTCCCAATCTGTTTTCCGCCTACGTCGAAGCGCTCAGGGTGCTGAAGAACGGCGGTGTCTTCTTTTGCATCTTTCCCAAGCGCACGGCCGCCAAGACCGACCGCGCGCGTCGTCTGACGACGCTGGCGCAGATGATCGAGGATTATGAAAACAAGATAGACATGACCACCGTCACTGAGGGTGAATGGCGTGGTCATTATCAGGTGTTTTCCTTGCAGAGCATGATCCGCGCCGTCAATCACGTTAATTCCTCAGGCTTGGGCTGCTGGTACATCGAGTGCGTCGAAGAGACGGATTCGAAGGTAGGCAACGGCCACACCATCGTACTGCGCAAGGTAGAGGGGCTGTCGGCCGGGAAATGGCAGGATGTCGCCGACTTCAATGCGCAGTTCAATCAGCTGTTGATGGCGGGCAAACTGGAAAACGCATTGACGCTGACCAAGATTTTGCTGTCGTTCAATTTTTTCGATGCCACCAAGCTGCATCTCGCCGGTGCCCTGAGTCGCCAGCTGGGTCACGTTGCCGAGGGCGTCGAATTTCTGCGCCAGGCCCTGGTGGTCGATCCGGAGAACGAGGACTACCGAAAGGAGTTCATCGAAGTGACCGGCGCACCGTTTCACAATCCGGTGCTCTGA
- a CDS encoding glutamine synthetase family protein has translation MTAEGFLEGRRLQLARGVLLQCIMGGYPPARFYGSDDGDLALVSDPQQIHRLPWSEPPRALAICDAMDLSGEPCRLSTRNQLKAVIARYADRGLAPVVATELEFFVFAPNPDPIFPFMPPVGLDGRREAGQSAFSISSSNGLRPFFAEVYMCMAALGLPRDTVMHEMGVSQFEINLLHGDPLLLADQTFLFKHLLKEVALKHGLIVVCMAKPLASTAGSSMHIHQSVVAAETGLNVFNDVNGNATATFRHFIGGQQACMADFTALFAPNVNSYQRLFHPYASPNNACWSYDNRAAGLRIPSSAAAARRVENRLPGADANPYLAIAASLAAGLYGIEQGLEPTAPMQGEIEVPEELSLPCTLQAALERLTSSQLAKELFGHEFIEGYVASKALELSSFFDEITPWERRVLAAQV, from the coding sequence ATGACGGCCGAAGGTTTTCTCGAAGGGCGGCGCTTGCAGCTGGCGCGTGGCGTTTTGCTGCAATGCATCATGGGCGGCTACCCGCCGGCACGCTTCTATGGCAGTGATGACGGCGACCTGGCCCTGGTCAGCGACCCGCAGCAGATCCACCGCCTGCCCTGGAGCGAGCCGCCTCGTGCTCTGGCCATCTGTGATGCCATGGACCTGAGCGGCGAGCCGTGCAGGCTGTCCACCCGCAATCAGCTCAAGGCGGTGATTGCTCGCTACGCCGATCGTGGCCTGGCACCGGTTGTGGCCACAGAGCTCGAGTTTTTCGTCTTCGCTCCCAATCCTGATCCAATTTTCCCGTTCATGCCGCCGGTCGGGCTGGACGGGCGACGCGAAGCAGGGCAGTCGGCGTTCAGTATCAGCTCCAGCAATGGCTTGCGTCCGTTCTTCGCCGAGGTCTACATGTGCATGGCAGCACTGGGCCTGCCGCGTGACACGGTGATGCACGAGATGGGCGTCAGTCAGTTCGAGATCAACCTGCTGCATGGTGATCCTTTGCTGCTGGCCGACCAGACCTTTCTGTTCAAGCACCTGCTCAAAGAGGTGGCGCTCAAGCACGGTCTGATCGTGGTGTGCATGGCCAAACCGCTGGCAAGCACGGCGGGCAGTTCGATGCATATTCATCAGAGTGTGGTGGCAGCGGAGACCGGCCTTAATGTATTCAACGATGTGAACGGCAACGCCACTGCCACGTTCCGTCACTTCATCGGCGGCCAGCAGGCATGCATGGCAGACTTCACCGCGTTGTTCGCGCCTAATGTGAATTCCTATCAACGTCTGTTCCATCCTTACGCGTCACCCAACAATGCCTGCTGGTCCTACGACAATCGCGCAGCCGGGCTACGCATTCCGTCGAGTGCAGCGGCGGCCAGAAGGGTGGAGAATCGTTTGCCCGGCGCGGACGCCAACCCTTATCTGGCCATCGCTGCAAGTCTGGCGGCCGGGCTGTACGGTATTGAGCAGGGCCTGGAACCGACCGCGCCGATGCAGGGTGAAATCGAGGTGCCGGAAGAATTGTCACTTCCGTGTACCTTGCAGGCCGCTCTTGAGCGTCTGACAAGCAGTCAGTTGGCCAAGGAACTGTTTGGTCATGAATTCATCGAAGGCTACGTCGCGTCAAAGGCCCTGGAGCTGAGCAGTTTTTTTGACGAGATAACCCCCTGGGAACGGCGCGTTCTGGCGGCCCAGGTTTAA